The following coding sequences are from one Coffea arabica cultivar ET-39 chromosome 11e, Coffea Arabica ET-39 HiFi, whole genome shotgun sequence window:
- the LOC140021521 gene encoding protein ACCELERATED CELL DEATH 6-like — protein MDPELYTAAHLGDWVLMKRFSGNFYSQKTSTGNTVLHVLAQFCDSAEVARHILAGHFCLLMKKNVHGETALHLAARKGHLGIVRALIASARHQYPHSRFRFPGFDGCKRMLRMANVDGNTALHEAVRNNFYEVAKLLVQEDPEFHYRPNYAMETPLYLAVEKGYHDIVDLILVTCKSSSYLGPGNRTALHAAAIRNSPEVELILQKLPNLTTKVDKFGWNALHYAAKFNHQGVVRQLLSKYKFMAYVTANNDDSMTALHIAVTQGHVAVIQELLLHCPDCWKRITYKRQNILHLAVKYEQREVLEFFLQYSWASELINQKDSKGNTPLHLYVATKNLDGNSLVNHPCVDISAFDNSNSTVLDNILHIDELTGRQVLIKEELERAGASPGYRNVATVKKNLGAPKTEEPEKLESLAGTYLIVATLIATVTFTAGFTIPGGFNDSDSPNKGLAVLGNKAIFITFVISDSLAIMISVHAVLHLILLLQSNNHKFKLAMLHGGRASIFMAIILMMIAFLTGLSSVLPMLHIKILLCVLAAIYCYHIPLDLVQFLRNTRSSRYVTMFRHTEADYSWYIGPFRVWVQDLTEEDEFW, from the exons ATGGATCCTGAATTGTATACAGCAGCGCATTTAGGTGATTGGGTTCTAATGAAAAGGTTTTCTGGGAACTTCTATTCTCAGAAGACTTCGACTGGAAACACAGTCCTCCACGTATTAGCCCAGTTTTGTGACTCTGCAGAGGTAGCGCGACATATCCTTGCAGGACATTTCTGTCTGCTAATGAAAAAGAATGTTCATGGCGAAACAGCACTTCATTTGGCAGCTAGAAAGGGGCACCTGGGCATTGTTCGAGCACTTATTGCATCTGCAAGACATCAATATCCTCATTCAAGATTTCGATTTCCGGGTTTTGACGGATGCAAGAGGATGCTGAGGATGGCTAATGTGGATGGCAACACAGCTTTACATGAGGCAGTTAGGAACAACTTCTATGAGGTTGCCAAATTGTTGGTTCAAGAAGATCCTGAGTTTCATTATCGCCCCAATTATGCTATGGAGACTCCTCTGTATCTAGCAGTAGAGAAGGGATATCATGATATCGTTGATCTGATTTTGGTGACTTGCAAGTCTTCATCTTATCTCGGCCCCGGTAACAGAACTGCCCTGCACGCTGCAGCTATACGGAATTCGCCAG AAGTGGAACTGATTTTACAGAAGCTGCCAAATCTTACAACGAAAGTCGACAAATTTGGATGGAATGCACTTCACTATGCTGCTAAATTTAATCATCAAGGAGTAGTAAGACAATTATTGTCTAAATACAAGTTCATGGCCTATGTTACTGCCAATAATGACGACTCAATGACTGCTTTACATATTGCGGTGACTCAAGGACATGTAGCTGTCATACAAGAGCTTTTATTGCATTGCCCAGATTGTTGGAAGAGGATCACATATAAACGCCAGAACATCCTTCATCTTGCTGTAAAATATGAACAAAGAGAAGTGTTGGAATTTTTCTTACAGTATTCTTGGGCTTCTGAACTCATCAACCAAAAGGATTCTAAAGGAAACACTCCTCTCCACCTGTATGTTGCCACCAAAAACTTAGATGGTAATAGCCTTGTAAATCACCCTTGTGTTGATATCAGTGCTTTCGACAATTCCAATTCCACTGTTCTTGACAACATACTTCACATTGATGAGCTTACTGGAAGACAG GTTTTGATCAAGGAAGAGTTGGAGCGAGCAGGTGCTAGTCCAGGTTATCGAAATGTTGCTACTGTGAAGAAGAATTTAGGAGCACCAAAAACCGAAGAACCAGAAAAACTGGAAAGTTTGGCTGGGACTTATTTGATTGTGGCTACGCTGATTGCAACAGTCACTTTCACGGCAGGTTTTACCATCCCAGGTGGATTCAATGATAGTGACAGTCCAAACAAAGGGCTGGCGGTTCTAGGAAACAAAGCAATTTTTATAACATTTGTTATTTCAGATTCCTTAGCAATAATGATCTCCGTTCATGCAGTCCTCCATCTAATTTTGCTCTTGCAAAGCAACAACCACAAGTTCAAGTTAGCTATGCTCCACGGAGGTAGGGCTTCAATTTTCATGGCCATTATCCTGATGATGATAGCATTTCTGACGGGCTTGTCTTCTGTGTTACCAATGCTGCATATCAAGATTCTGTTGTGCGTCCTTGCTGCTATATATTGCTATCATATACCTTTGGACCTCGTTCAGTTTTTAAGGAACACTAGGAGTAGTAGATATGTAACTATGTTTAGACATACCGAGGCTGATTATTCTTGGTATATAGGTCCATTCAGAGTTTGGGTTCAAGATTTGACTGAAGAGGATGAGTTTTGGTAG